GGTCGCCATGATCGGCACCTACGGCAAGATCAAGGCCAAGAACGCGATCAAGGACTCCGCGCGCGTGCTGGGTTACCCGTACGCGATGGGCGACCGCATCACCAAGGCGATGCCCGCCGACGTCCTCGGCAAGGGCATCGACCTCAACGGCATCACCGATCCCTCGCACCCCCGCTACTCGGAGGCGGGCGAGGTCCGCGGGATGTACGAGAACGAACCGGACGTGAAGAAGGTCATCGACACCGCCAAGGGCGTCGAGGGCCTGGTCCGGCAGATGGGCGTGCACGCCGCCGGCGTGATCATGTCCAGCGAGACCATCACCGAGCACGTGCCCGTCTGGGTCCGGCACACCGACGGCGTGACCATCACGCAGTGGGACTACCCGAGCTGCGAGTCGCTCGGCCTGCTGAAGATGGACTTCCTCGGCCTGCGCAACCTGACGATCATGGACGACGCCGTCAAGATGGTGAAGTCCAACAAGGGCATCGACCTGGAGCTGCTGAGCCTCCCGCTGGACGACCCCAAGACCTTCGAACTCCTTCAGCGAGGCGAGACCCTCGGCGTCTTCCAGTTCGACGGCGGCCCCATGCGCTCCCTGCTGCGCCTGATGAAGCCCGACAACTTCGAGGACATCTCCGCCGTCTCCGCGCTCTACCGTCCCGGCCCGATGGGCATGGACTCGCACACCAACTACGCGCTGCGCAAGAACAAGCTCCAGGAGATCACCCCGATCCACCCCGAGCTGGAGGAGCCGCTCCGCGAGGTCCTGGACGTCACCTACGGCCTGATCGTCTACCAGGAGCAGGTGCAGAAGGCCGCCCAGATCATCGCCGGGTACTCGCTCGGCGAGGCCGACATCCTGCGCCGCGTGATGGGCAAGAAGAAGCCCGACGAACTGGCCAAGAACTTCACCATCTTCCAGGCCGGCGCCCAGAAGAACGGCTACAGCGACGAGGCCATCCAGGCTTTGTGGGACGTGCTTGTCCCCTTCGCCGGCTACGCGTTCAACAAGGCGCACTCCGCCGCGTACGGACTGGTGTCGTACTGGACCGCCTACCTCAAGGCCAACTACCCGGCCGAGTACATGGCCGCCCTGCTGACGTCCGTGAAGGACGACAAGGACAAGTCGGCCGTCTACCTCAACGAGTGCCGCCGCATGGGCATCAAGGTGCTCCCGCCGAACGTCAACGAGTCGGTGCACAACTTCGCGGCCCAGGGCGACGACGTGATCCTCTTCGGTCTGGAGGCGGTGCGCAACGTCGGCTCCAACGTGGTGGAGTCGATCATCAAGAGCCGCAAGGCCAAGGGGAAGTACGCCTCCTTCCCCGACTACCTCGACAAGGTCGAGGCGGTCGCCTGCAACAAGCGCACCACCGAGTCGCTGATCAAGGCGGGCGCCTTCGACACCCTCGGGCACACCCGCAAGGGCCTGACCGCGCAGTACGAACCGATGATCGACAACGTGGTCGCGGTCAAGCGCAAGGAGGCCGAGGGCCAGTTCGACCTCTTCGGCGGGATGGGTGAGGAGGAGAGCAACGAGCCCGGCTTCGGACTCGACGTGCAGTTCACCGACGACGAGTGGGACAAGACCTATCTGCTCGCCCAGGAGCGGGAGATGCTCGGTCTGTACGTCTCCGACCATCCGCTCTTCGGCCTGGAGCACGTGCTGTCCGACAAGGCCGACGCGGGCATCGCCCAGCTGACGGGCGGCGAGCACGCCGACGGCGCCGTGGTGACGATCGGCGGCATCATCTCGGGCCTCCAGCGCAAGATGACCAAGCAGGGCAACGCCTGGGCGATCGCCACCGTCGAGGACCTCGCCGGTTCCATCGAGTGCATGTTCTTCCCGGCGACCTACCAGCTGGTGTCGACCCAACTCGTCGAGGACGCCGTGGTGTTCGTCAAGGGCCGCCTCGACAAGCGCGAGGACGTGCCCCGCCTGGTCGCCATGGAGCTCCAGGTCCCGGACCTGTCCAACGCGGGGACCAACGCGCCGGTGATCCTCACCATCCCCGCGCTGAAGGTCACCCCGCCGATGGTCAGCAGGCTCGGTGAGATCCTCAGCCACCACAAGGGCGAGAGCGAGGTCCGCATCAAGTTGCAGGGCCCGAGCAAGACGACGGTCCTGCGGCTGGACCGGCACCGGGTGAAGCCGGATCCGGCGCTCTTCGGCGACCTGAAGGTGCTGCTCGGACCGTCCTGCCTGGCGGGCTGAGCGAGCTCGGAATATGCAGAGGGGCGCACTCCTTACGGGGTGCGCCCCTCTGTGTACCCGGGCCTCAAGGGCCCTTCGGGCACCTGGGTCTCAACAACCCTTTATGCACATGTCAGTTGTGGCCGAAGCTTTTCTGCCGACCCTTGCGGGCCACGTCGCCGGGAGTCACCTGCGGCCCGTGCTGCTCGGTCTGTGTCTCCATCGAGGAGTGCTGGGGCTCCTGCCCGGCACGCTCGGACTGCGACGGCTTACGGTTCTGCTTCTTGTTCTTGGCCATGGTGGTGCCTCCTGTGGGGATCTAGGGGCCAGGGCCGGGACCAGATTCACATATGCTGACAACAGGCGCATTTCGGATAATTACCGTGCGTGACAGGGGATGTCGCCGGGCAATGCCCCGAAACGCCACGCCGAAGATCGAGTTCGGGCCGTTAACCCCCGTGCGGTCGGGCAGACTCGAAGCAAGCCCGAAGCAAACCTCCCGGAAAGAGGGTGGAAAGCGTGGACCGCTGCATCGTCCTGGTGGACGCCGGGTATCTGCTGGGGGCCGCCGCCAGTCTCCTCGCCGGGGAGCCCTCCCGTTCCCGTATCACCGTCGACCACGCCGCCCTGGTCCAAGGGCTGCGCGACCGGGCCGAGTCCGACACGGAACGGCCCCTGCTGCGCATCTACTGGTTCGACGGCGCCCCCGACCGCGTCCCGCAGCCCGAGCACCGCAGGCTGCGCGTGATGCCCCGGGTCACCGTCCGGCTCGGCGCCCTGACCCGCAGCGACGGACGCTGGGCCCAGAAGGGCGTGGACGCCGCCATGCACGCCGAGCTCACCGAACTGGCCCGCAACCGCGCCTGCTCCGACGTCGTCCTCGTCACCGGCGACGGTGACCTGCTGCCGGGCATGATGGCGGCCAAGGAGCACGGGGTCGCCGTACACCTGTGGGCCGTGCAGGCCGCCGACGGGGACTACAACCAGTCGGAGGACCTGGTCGCCGAGGCGGACGAGCGGCGGGTGCTCGACCGTACGTGGATCACCAAGGCCGTCCGCGCGAAGGACCTCGGTGGGGTGTGCGCGCCGCCGCCCGTGCCGCGGCCCGAGATCGCCGCGATCCTCTCCGCGCCGCTGCCCGAGTCCGCGCTCTCGCAGGCACCCGAGCGGACCGCCGAGGAGACCGAGCACGCCCCGGCGGGCGCCCCCTCGGAGAACGGCACGCAGGAGCGGGTGCCGG
Above is a window of Streptomyces griseorubiginosus DNA encoding:
- the dnaE gene encoding DNA polymerase III subunit alpha — translated: MSKPPFTHLHVHTQYSLLDGAARLKDMFNACNEMGMTHIAMSDHGNLHGAYDFFHSAKKAGVTPIIGIEAYVAPESRRNKRKIQWGQPHQKRDDVSGSGGYTHKTMWAVNSTGLHNLFRLSSDAYAEGWLQKWPRMDKETISQWSEGIVASTGCPSGELQTRLRLGQYDEALKAAADYQDIFGKDRYFLELMDHGIEIEHRVRDGLLEIGKKLGIPPLVTNDSHYTYAHEATAHDALLCIQTGKNLSDPDRFKFDGTGYYLKSTEEMYAIDSSDAWQEGCANTLLIAEMVDTTGMFEAKNLMPKFDIPDGYTEVTWFKEEVRRGMERRFPGGIPEDRQKQADYEMDVIISMGFPGYFLVVADFIMWAKNNGIAVGPGRGSAAGSIVAYAMGITDLDPIPHGLIFERFLNPERISMPDVDIDFDERRRVEVIRYVTEKYGADKVAMIGTYGKIKAKNAIKDSARVLGYPYAMGDRITKAMPADVLGKGIDLNGITDPSHPRYSEAGEVRGMYENEPDVKKVIDTAKGVEGLVRQMGVHAAGVIMSSETITEHVPVWVRHTDGVTITQWDYPSCESLGLLKMDFLGLRNLTIMDDAVKMVKSNKGIDLELLSLPLDDPKTFELLQRGETLGVFQFDGGPMRSLLRLMKPDNFEDISAVSALYRPGPMGMDSHTNYALRKNKLQEITPIHPELEEPLREVLDVTYGLIVYQEQVQKAAQIIAGYSLGEADILRRVMGKKKPDELAKNFTIFQAGAQKNGYSDEAIQALWDVLVPFAGYAFNKAHSAAYGLVSYWTAYLKANYPAEYMAALLTSVKDDKDKSAVYLNECRRMGIKVLPPNVNESVHNFAAQGDDVILFGLEAVRNVGSNVVESIIKSRKAKGKYASFPDYLDKVEAVACNKRTTESLIKAGAFDTLGHTRKGLTAQYEPMIDNVVAVKRKEAEGQFDLFGGMGEEESNEPGFGLDVQFTDDEWDKTYLLAQEREMLGLYVSDHPLFGLEHVLSDKADAGIAQLTGGEHADGAVVTIGGIISGLQRKMTKQGNAWAIATVEDLAGSIECMFFPATYQLVSTQLVEDAVVFVKGRLDKREDVPRLVAMELQVPDLSNAGTNAPVILTIPALKVTPPMVSRLGEILSHHKGESEVRIKLQGPSKTTVLRLDRHRVKPDPALFGDLKVLLGPSCLAG
- a CDS encoding NYN domain-containing protein, which gives rise to MDRCIVLVDAGYLLGAAASLLAGEPSRSRITVDHAALVQGLRDRAESDTERPLLRIYWFDGAPDRVPQPEHRRLRVMPRVTVRLGALTRSDGRWAQKGVDAAMHAELTELARNRACSDVVLVTGDGDLLPGMMAAKEHGVAVHLWAVQAADGDYNQSEDLVAEADERRVLDRTWITKAVRAKDLGGVCAPPPVPRPEIAAILSAPLPESALSQAPERTAEETEHAPAGAPSENGTQERVPAPKGVPTPKDLAALRSPGTQPAQHPASATLRWSSDKGWVDRPGGAAEPPEVASMPTLAQLTTAEQRWADREEDITTVGGDPFEVGQVFARRWMERLGDQAHLQRLSGMYPRVPHRIDGELLRYAARFGLLAHKDDQIDEHDRYAIRAGFWREIDVRTAAEHAPAGE